The proteins below are encoded in one region of Sphingobacterium sp. R2:
- a CDS encoding BamA/TamA family outer membrane protein, whose protein sequence is MHHLLRYNNFLGYAFLGTLLILIPMLLNAQTEAKTDSITQYKHQRDSALARQYDISDLIGRIIHPKRKKARASKRSPITLMPNIAYNPTIGGQIGVKAVAGKILGDPKTTTMSIAATSASITTKNIMVFYISHNVFTPNNKLNFQGAFALVKMVALDAGLGMTPQGKWNNADEEILANPEHKKYGAKYNAFTFNEKVYKRIADNLFAGAGLAFDLRRKITSSGPNGNVTPNTIYTEKHGFEPDSYNSNGLLLNMQYMTRDNPNRPYKGIYSDIGVRWNTTLLGSSKNAVQLTTDFRKYFGLSQSDPAHVLAFWYWGSYRLGGTLPYFDLPGTGRDVAVRSGRGYTIGYFKGISFGYAETEYRFPILKNRFLSGAAFFNLQTASDELGTKLFERWQPGGGAGLRVLFNKATRTNLCLDYAFGKYGSRGFFLGLNEAF, encoded by the coding sequence ATGCATCATCTTCTACGTTATAACAACTTTCTCGGATACGCTTTTTTAGGTACGCTTTTAATCTTAATTCCGATGCTGCTTAATGCTCAAACCGAAGCAAAGACAGATTCTATTACACAATATAAACATCAGCGCGACTCGGCTCTGGCACGTCAATATGATATTTCTGATCTAATTGGAAGAATTATCCATCCCAAACGAAAGAAGGCACGTGCCAGCAAACGCTCGCCTATTACCTTAATGCCCAATATTGCGTACAATCCGACCATTGGTGGTCAGATTGGCGTTAAAGCTGTCGCCGGAAAGATACTCGGAGATCCAAAAACAACGACGATGTCCATTGCTGCGACATCGGCCTCAATCACCACAAAAAACATTATGGTGTTCTATATTAGTCACAATGTGTTTACACCGAACAATAAGTTAAATTTCCAAGGTGCGTTTGCGCTTGTTAAAATGGTCGCTTTAGACGCTGGATTGGGTATGACCCCTCAGGGCAAATGGAACAATGCAGATGAGGAGATCCTTGCCAACCCAGAGCACAAGAAGTATGGAGCAAAATATAATGCCTTTACATTTAATGAAAAAGTCTATAAGCGCATTGCAGACAATCTCTTTGCCGGGGCAGGACTGGCTTTCGACCTACGCCGTAAAATAACCAGTAGCGGTCCTAACGGAAACGTTACACCCAATACAATCTATACAGAAAAACACGGCTTCGAACCCGACAGTTACAATTCCAATGGATTACTGCTCAATATGCAATATATGACAAGGGACAACCCCAATAGGCCTTATAAAGGAATTTATTCGGATATTGGAGTTCGATGGAACACAACGCTGCTGGGCAGTAGCAAAAATGCTGTGCAGCTTACCACCGACTTCAGGAAGTACTTTGGCTTATCGCAGTCCGACCCTGCCCATGTCCTGGCTTTTTGGTATTGGGGATCGTACAGACTTGGTGGCACACTTCCCTACTTTGACCTGCCGGGAACAGGAAGGGACGTTGCTGTTAGAAGTGGCCGTGGTTATACCATTGGCTATTTTAAAGGAATTTCCTTCGGTTATGCTGAAACAGAATACCGCTTTCCAATTCTCAAGAATCGCTTTTTAAGCGGAGCTGCATTTTTTAACCTACAGACAGCCAGTGATGAACTGGGCACTAAACTTTTCGAACGGTGGCAGCCTGGTGGCGGTGCCGGATTGCGGGTGCTGTTTAATAAAGCGACACGTACAAATCTATGTTTGGATTATGCCTTCGGAAAATATGGCTCCCGAGGATTCTTTTTAGGGCTAAATGAAGCCTTCTAA
- the ygiD gene encoding 4,5-DOPA dioxygenase extradiol codes for MATLPLIGAAHHVSSLHRFSGELEATDKYPVLFLGHGSPMNAIEDNEFVQGFKKIGQTFEKPKAILVVSAHWETRGTFVTAMEHPATIHDFGGFPQALFDVQYPAPGSPALAAETQRIVSKAEIHLDDKWGLDHGSWSVVKHLYPNADVPIIQMSIDYTKPAAYHYEIAQQLTELRKKGVLIIGSGNMVHNLRMVAWDKLNTTGYAFEWATIANEKMKKFIQDGNHQALIDFRLQGKEFDLAIPTPEHYLPLIYTLGLQDKNEELFLFNDNAVAGSLTMTSLKIG; via the coding sequence ATGGCAACATTACCTTTAATTGGTGCAGCACACCATGTGAGCTCCTTACATAGATTTTCTGGCGAACTCGAAGCAACGGACAAATATCCGGTTCTATTTCTCGGCCATGGAAGTCCGATGAATGCCATCGAAGACAACGAATTTGTGCAGGGGTTCAAAAAAATAGGCCAGACTTTCGAGAAGCCTAAGGCGATTCTAGTGGTATCTGCACATTGGGAAACACGTGGAACATTTGTCACAGCTATGGAACATCCGGCCACCATACATGATTTTGGCGGCTTTCCTCAAGCTTTATTTGATGTGCAATACCCAGCCCCTGGAAGTCCGGCACTCGCTGCAGAAACGCAGCGTATAGTCAGCAAAGCGGAAATTCACCTCGACGATAAATGGGGACTGGATCATGGATCTTGGTCGGTTGTTAAACATCTTTATCCCAATGCAGATGTACCCATTATTCAAATGAGCATCGATTATACGAAGCCGGCTGCATACCATTATGAGATTGCACAGCAATTAACCGAACTACGGAAAAAAGGTGTTCTGATTATCGGCAGCGGAAATATGGTGCACAATCTGCGAATGGTGGCCTGGGACAAGCTGAACACAACTGGTTATGCCTTTGAGTGGGCGACAATAGCCAATGAAAAAATGAAAAAATTTATACAGGACGGCAACCACCAGGCTTTAATTGATTTTAGGTTACAGGGTAAAGAGTTTGACTTGGCAATTCCAACGCCTGAACATTACCTGCCTTTAATCTATACATTGGGCTTACAGGATAAAAATGAGGAACTCTTTCTCTTCAACGACAACGCTGTAGCAGGCTCGCTGACGATGACGTCATTGAAAATTGGTTAA
- a CDS encoding AraC family transcriptional regulator, producing the protein MNELFKIYKIDADEALRIQQSKNEIHQHDFEELIIGVAGRLEHFIDFKTKTYTAPFISFVTQGKNHRVKPLLTNNRIEFWVIRFKSEFIPETTFQLYAHFHENATLSFASPYCFDRLTTLCQLMQQETLQPAIDYGVIKQLLSTIFTMIESERKRQFPDAQQQLKNQGTTFKNFLSILENNYRRPEGVNFYAEKLFMSTRNLNLICQSILQQSVSEIIETRKLIEAKNLLLTTNKTISEIGFELGYQEKAYFTNVFKKKAGMTPSEFRNEIQKLISE; encoded by the coding sequence TTGAACGAACTTTTCAAAATCTATAAAATTGACGCCGATGAGGCACTGCGTATTCAGCAATCCAAAAACGAAATACACCAGCATGATTTCGAGGAACTCATTATTGGCGTAGCCGGAAGGCTCGAACATTTTATTGACTTTAAAACGAAAACGTATACCGCCCCTTTTATAAGTTTTGTTACGCAGGGCAAAAACCACCGCGTCAAACCTCTTTTGACTAATAATCGTATTGAATTTTGGGTAATTCGTTTCAAGAGCGAATTTATTCCCGAAACTACCTTCCAACTCTATGCTCACTTTCATGAAAACGCAACATTAAGCTTCGCTAGCCCCTACTGCTTCGACAGGTTAACGACCTTGTGTCAGCTCATGCAGCAGGAAACACTGCAGCCTGCTATCGATTATGGTGTCATTAAGCAACTGCTGAGTACTATTTTTACGATGATTGAATCCGAACGGAAAAGGCAATTTCCAGATGCACAGCAACAATTAAAAAATCAGGGAACAACTTTCAAGAATTTTCTATCCATCTTAGAGAATAATTATCGACGACCGGAAGGAGTTAATTTTTATGCGGAGAAACTTTTTATGTCTACCCGAAACCTAAATTTAATTTGTCAGAGTATCTTACAACAAAGCGTTTCCGAGATTATTGAAACAAGAAAACTTATTGAAGCAAAAAATCTACTGTTGACAACGAATAAGACAATATCGGAAATTGGCTTTGAACTGGGCTATCAAGAAAAAGCTTACTTTACCAATGTCTTCAAAAAGAAAGCCGGCATGACGCCTTCTGAATTCAGAAATGAAATTCAGAAGCTTATTTCCGAATAG
- a CDS encoding TonB-dependent receptor, producing MKRYYLLATLGLCSKLYAQEVDTTTNRLEQVEVKAYFNKQPLLRLTSSAAVLSSQMIQSQQSPSFVSAMNRVPGLRMEERSPGSYRLALRGSMIRSPFGVRNVKIYLDDFPLTDAGGNTYLNLIDPYAIGQVNILKGPDGSIYGANSGGVVSLYSKGFDRSSKPEVNLQLTGGSYGLFQEQLNAILPFSQTQQLAINQSWTRSDGYRQNSALTKKNIQLNYNWQYAKTSELKFTGFYSDLGYQTPGGLTAAQMESDRRQARPKGGPNLGAAEQKAAIYDKTFFGGLSNQTHLSSKMTLFASVFGSSNQIKNPFITNYEKRDEKNFGTRLYLSYVDLLSQDLKYEVQLGLEAQKGWYAIDNYDNALGVATDPQAKDKLENSQQSFFARTQLEWLERLQVELSLGLNENKIGYQQRYPVAQENKENIDFGSTWMPRAALSYLITPMLALRASISKGFSAPTVAEVRSSDNSINMLLKPETGTNHELGLRLHLWNRRVVLDAATYTYQMNNAIIRQLRDNGAEYFQNAGKINQKGLEASILLYLITPQVFGVVRSLQFASNFSFNDYTFKNYQVGDKNYQGNKLPAVPKTVWLNSLNILFSNQFRFDLLSNLTAAIPLDDANSVYANRYHLLQGKLSLTKPVGSGYQIRLFVGADNILNEKYSLGNDINAFGGRYFNPAPLRNYYGGMSFNF from the coding sequence ATGAAAAGATATTACCTACTTGCTACCCTTGGTTTATGTAGCAAATTATATGCGCAGGAAGTGGATACTACGACTAATCGGCTGGAACAAGTCGAAGTTAAAGCCTACTTCAATAAACAACCGCTATTGCGATTGACATCTTCTGCGGCTGTGTTAAGCAGCCAAATGATCCAATCCCAGCAGTCGCCCTCCTTTGTTTCAGCAATGAACAGGGTGCCGGGTTTACGCATGGAAGAACGTTCCCCTGGAAGTTACCGGCTAGCACTCCGTGGGAGTATGATCCGTTCACCGTTTGGTGTTCGTAATGTCAAAATATATCTGGACGATTTTCCGCTAACTGACGCAGGCGGGAACACCTATCTTAACTTGATAGATCCCTATGCAATCGGCCAAGTTAATATCTTGAAAGGTCCAGATGGATCGATCTATGGTGCTAATTCGGGAGGTGTAGTTTCCTTATACAGCAAGGGATTTGACCGGTCTTCCAAACCGGAAGTCAACCTCCAATTAACGGGGGGCTCCTATGGTCTTTTCCAAGAACAGCTCAATGCAATATTACCATTCAGCCAGACACAGCAGTTAGCCATCAATCAGAGCTGGACCCGAAGTGATGGATATAGACAAAATTCGGCTTTGACCAAAAAGAATATCCAGCTCAATTACAATTGGCAATACGCAAAAACATCCGAATTAAAATTCACTGGTTTCTATTCGGATCTCGGTTACCAAACTCCAGGAGGGCTCACCGCAGCACAAATGGAGAGCGACCGCAGGCAGGCTAGGCCTAAGGGCGGACCAAATCTTGGTGCTGCTGAACAAAAAGCAGCAATCTACGATAAAACATTCTTTGGTGGACTGAGCAACCAGACGCATCTCAGTTCTAAGATGACCTTATTCGCCAGTGTATTTGGTTCATCCAATCAGATCAAAAATCCCTTCATCACCAATTACGAGAAAAGAGATGAAAAGAATTTCGGAACGCGCCTGTATTTATCTTATGTCGATCTGTTGAGCCAAGATTTAAAATATGAAGTCCAACTGGGCTTGGAAGCGCAAAAGGGCTGGTATGCTATTGACAATTATGACAACGCCCTAGGTGTCGCTACCGATCCGCAGGCCAAAGACAAATTGGAAAATAGTCAGCAATCATTTTTTGCACGCACCCAACTGGAGTGGCTAGAGCGTCTCCAGGTAGAGTTGTCACTCGGATTAAATGAGAATAAAATTGGCTACCAGCAACGTTATCCTGTCGCACAAGAAAACAAAGAAAATATTGATTTCGGGAGTACATGGATGCCACGAGCTGCACTATCCTATCTGATCACTCCAATGCTTGCACTTAGAGCATCGATTTCTAAAGGTTTCTCTGCCCCAACTGTTGCGGAGGTCCGTTCATCGGATAATTCTATTAATATGCTGCTCAAGCCAGAAACGGGTACGAATCATGAATTGGGCTTGCGCTTGCATCTGTGGAATCGCCGTGTCGTTCTAGATGCAGCGACTTACACGTATCAAATGAACAATGCCATTATCCGACAGTTAAGGGATAATGGTGCTGAATATTTTCAAAATGCGGGTAAAATAAACCAAAAGGGTTTAGAAGCATCAATACTGCTCTACTTGATTACACCGCAAGTATTCGGTGTTGTCCGTAGCCTACAGTTCGCCAGTAATTTTTCCTTCAATGATTATACATTTAAAAACTATCAGGTGGGCGACAAAAATTACCAGGGTAATAAGCTTCCTGCGGTTCCGAAAACAGTATGGTTGAATTCATTGAATATACTTTTTTCCAATCAATTTCGATTCGATCTCCTTTCTAATCTAACAGCAGCAATACCGTTGGATGATGCAAATTCTGTTTATGCCAACCGGTATCATCTTTTGCAGGGCAAATTATCTTTGACAAAACCTGTCGGATCAGGGTATCAAATCAGACTTTTTGTAGGTGCAGACAATATTCTCAATGAAAAATATAGTCTTGGAAATGATATCAATGCCTTTGGGGGCCGCTATTTTAATCCTGCTCCCTTACGTAATTATTATGGGGGTATGAGTTTTAACTTTTAA
- a CDS encoding SelT/SelW/SelH family protein, with amino-acid sequence MATKPVIEIEYCPKCNWMLRAAYMAQELLSTFTEEIHGVMLVPSEIAGRYTIRVADSEIFDRKKAGHFPEIKELKQLIRDIVAPDKSLGHSDKSTSSHL; translated from the coding sequence ATGGCAACAAAACCTGTTATCGAAATTGAATATTGTCCAAAATGCAATTGGATGCTTCGCGCCGCCTATATGGCGCAGGAGCTGCTGAGTACGTTTACGGAAGAAATCCATGGGGTAATGCTCGTTCCCAGCGAAATTGCGGGCCGTTATACCATACGCGTGGCGGACAGCGAGATCTTTGATCGAAAAAAAGCCGGTCATTTCCCCGAAATAAAAGAGCTCAAACAACTGATCCGCGACATTGTCGCACCGGACAAGTCCTTGGGCCATTCGGACAAATCTACTTCATCCCACCTGTAA
- a CDS encoding M1 family metallopeptidase — protein MIGRTIFNYGLSLLLLTGAAHAQELYTPRNIQQAIEKGTRTTSGLPGKNYWQNFGKYDVRVKLDPKTKIVSGTETILYNNNSPDTLNSIAIRFVNNVHKPNAVRAAYASDDYLTSGLKIKSFKLNGQVYEVNSKDWGTVKLADFGQKILPGSTATLDISWEYPLSVESDREGLLNASTFYCAYSYPRVSVYDDYNGWDLLEHNGRQEFYNGFNDYQFEISVPKNFVVWATGELTNAAEVLQKPILDRFEKSKVSDTPIHIATDAEMKAGKVTAQQAWNTWKFKAVYVPDFCFSVSDNYIWDGGSVDLGSKRVSVQSSYVAGTPDFEQYIDWQQYCIDWFSKNWPGVTYPYPTMTAVQGFADMEYPMMINDSSVPDNLVDARQTADHEIAHTYFPFYMGINETRYGYMDEGWATALEFWIGNAEIGAEKNKELFKDARVKRYIFDPSTEEDQPLITMTSQLSGLGYGNNAYIKAALSYIALRDYLGDELFKKALHHYMMLWNGKHPTPWDFFYSINAGAGQNLNWYWKNWYFSNHYIDLKVDSFKRLSNKNTLTVTNVGGFAIPFEVVITYADGSVETKHQTPAVWQHNEKQVTITWSSAKKIMNITLDGGIFMDYTPKDNSLDNL, from the coding sequence ATGATAGGACGCACGATATTTAATTATGGATTGTCTCTGCTTTTATTAACGGGGGCGGCCCATGCCCAAGAGTTGTATACACCAAGAAATATTCAGCAAGCAATTGAAAAAGGAACCCGAACCACGTCGGGTCTACCTGGCAAAAATTATTGGCAAAATTTTGGAAAATATGACGTGCGGGTAAAATTGGATCCAAAAACAAAGATAGTAAGTGGAACAGAGACCATATTGTACAATAATAATAGTCCCGATACACTGAATAGCATTGCTATTCGATTCGTCAATAATGTTCATAAACCCAATGCGGTACGTGCGGCGTACGCTTCGGACGATTACCTGACTTCGGGGTTGAAGATTAAGTCGTTTAAATTGAATGGTCAAGTTTATGAAGTGAACAGCAAGGATTGGGGAACCGTAAAATTAGCCGATTTTGGACAAAAAATCCTTCCGGGAAGCACTGCAACATTGGACATTAGCTGGGAATATCCGTTATCTGTCGAAAGCGACCGTGAAGGGCTGTTGAATGCTTCCACCTTTTATTGTGCTTACTCTTATCCGCGTGTGTCTGTATACGACGATTACAATGGCTGGGATCTTCTGGAACATAATGGCCGACAAGAATTCTACAATGGTTTCAACGATTATCAATTTGAGATATCCGTTCCGAAGAACTTTGTTGTGTGGGCGACAGGTGAATTGACAAATGCGGCTGAGGTATTGCAGAAACCTATTCTGGACCGTTTCGAAAAATCAAAAGTCAGCGATACGCCAATACATATCGCGACAGATGCCGAAATGAAAGCGGGGAAAGTGACAGCACAACAAGCGTGGAATACGTGGAAATTCAAAGCAGTCTATGTTCCTGATTTTTGTTTCAGCGTCAGTGACAATTACATTTGGGATGGCGGGAGTGTAGATTTGGGAAGTAAGCGCGTGAGTGTGCAGTCAAGCTATGTCGCCGGAACGCCAGATTTTGAACAATACATTGATTGGCAGCAATATTGCATTGACTGGTTTTCTAAAAATTGGCCCGGTGTCACCTACCCATACCCAACAATGACAGCCGTTCAGGGATTTGCCGATATGGAATATCCAATGATGATTAACGATTCGAGTGTCCCAGATAATCTTGTGGACGCACGACAAACAGCGGACCACGAAATTGCCCATACGTATTTCCCTTTTTACATGGGTATCAATGAGACGCGATACGGTTATATGGATGAAGGCTGGGCTACGGCATTGGAATTCTGGATCGGAAATGCGGAGATTGGTGCCGAAAAAAATAAAGAACTTTTCAAAGATGCCCGTGTAAAGCGCTATATCTTTGACCCCTCTACAGAAGAAGACCAACCCTTGATTACCATGACCTCTCAGTTGAGTGGTTTAGGTTACGGCAACAATGCCTACATCAAGGCCGCATTGTCTTATATTGCGTTACGGGATTACCTGGGTGATGAACTGTTTAAAAAAGCACTACACCATTACATGATGCTATGGAATGGAAAACATCCTACGCCTTGGGACTTCTTTTATAGCATCAATGCCGGAGCAGGACAGAATTTAAACTGGTATTGGAAAAATTGGTATTTCAGCAATCATTACATCGATCTTAAGGTAGATAGCTTTAAGCGACTGAGCAACAAAAACACCCTTACAGTAACCAATGTGGGCGGATTTGCAATTCCATTTGAGGTAGTGATCACTTATGCAGATGGTTCTGTAGAAACAAAGCATCAAACGCCAGCAGTTTGGCAGCACAATGAAAAACAGGTAACGATAACCTGGTCCTCTGCTAAAAAAATCATGAATATTACGTTGGATGGAGGCATTTTTATGGATTACACCCCTAAAGACAATAGTTTGGACAACCTTTAG
- a CDS encoding alpha-ketoglutarate-dependent dioxygenase AlkB, with translation MELFDNLFDGNRNLLPYDGTVNYYGKVLSVLEANRYFDRLMESIEWVNDRAIIFGNEIITKRKVAWYGDDAFEYSYSNTTKKALPWTKELLELKKIVEKLTLETYNSCLLNLYHNGDEGMAWHSDAEKDLKKNGAIASLSFGAERKFAFKHKTSKEKIDIILGHGSLLVMKDLTQTYWLHRLPPTKKAFGARINLTFRTIDQP, from the coding sequence ATGGAACTTTTCGATAATCTCTTCGATGGCAATAGAAATTTACTCCCTTACGACGGTACCGTCAATTACTATGGCAAAGTATTATCTGTGCTGGAGGCAAACCGCTATTTTGATAGACTCATGGAGTCAATTGAATGGGTAAACGACCGGGCCATAATTTTTGGAAATGAAATAATCACCAAACGAAAAGTGGCCTGGTATGGGGATGATGCATTCGAGTATAGTTATTCTAACACCACCAAAAAGGCACTTCCGTGGACAAAGGAACTTCTTGAGCTGAAAAAAATAGTAGAAAAACTGACACTGGAGACATATAATTCGTGTCTGTTGAATCTTTATCACAATGGCGACGAAGGTATGGCCTGGCACAGTGACGCGGAGAAGGATCTTAAAAAAAATGGGGCAATTGCTTCGCTAAGCTTTGGTGCTGAACGCAAATTTGCCTTTAAGCATAAGACCAGTAAGGAAAAAATAGATATTATTTTAGGACATGGCAGTCTTTTGGTCATGAAAGATCTGACGCAAACGTATTGGCTGCATCGACTTCCACCTACAAAAAAGGCTTTCGGAGCAAGAATTAATCTGACATTTAGAACCATCGATCAGCCCTAA
- a CDS encoding methylated-DNA--[protein]-cysteine S-methyltransferase — MTIQQEVDFQRIAKAIHFLQENFKIQPTLGQIASHVYMSEAHFQRMFTAWAGTSPKKFLQYISITHAKSLLQESTIAETTFQLGLSSSSRLHELFINIEGMSPAEYKNEGANLIILYDYYESLFGTMLIASTPKGVCHIAYADDQAQALASLQQRFPKATYFQQGNGMHDSALKALNPQHKDIRQVKLHLKGTAFQLKVWEALLKIPMGNLSTYGAIASQIGNPKASRAVGTAIGSNPIAYLIPCHRVIQNSGMFGGYRWDPMRKTAMIGWESFHTAV; from the coding sequence ATGACTATTCAACAAGAAGTGGATTTTCAACGTATCGCCAAGGCGATTCATTTCTTACAGGAAAACTTTAAGATACAGCCTACATTGGGTCAGATTGCTTCACATGTCTATATGAGTGAAGCTCATTTTCAACGTATGTTTACCGCTTGGGCGGGAACGAGCCCGAAAAAATTCTTGCAATACATAAGCATAACTCACGCGAAATCATTGCTCCAGGAAAGTACTATTGCCGAAACGACATTCCAGCTTGGTCTGTCCAGTAGTAGCAGACTTCATGAGCTATTTATCAATATCGAGGGAATGAGTCCTGCCGAATATAAAAACGAGGGCGCCAATCTAATTATATTGTACGATTACTATGAAAGCTTATTCGGCACCATGCTCATTGCATCTACACCAAAAGGCGTTTGCCATATTGCCTATGCAGACGATCAGGCTCAAGCCCTTGCATCGCTCCAGCAACGATTCCCCAAAGCAACCTATTTTCAACAGGGAAATGGCATGCACGATAGTGCACTCAAGGCATTAAACCCTCAACATAAAGATATCCGACAGGTAAAATTACATTTAAAAGGAACTGCCTTTCAATTGAAAGTTTGGGAAGCCTTGTTAAAAATTCCGATGGGTAACTTGAGCACTTATGGTGCTATTGCTTCTCAAATAGGTAACCCAAAAGCCTCCCGCGCCGTTGGTACTGCTATTGGAAGTAACCCAATTGCTTACCTTATCCCCTGCCACCGTGTGATACAAAACAGCGGTATGTTTGGTGGCTACCGTTGGGATCCGATGCGAAAGACAGCGATGATCGGATGGGAGAGCTTTCATACAGCTGTTTAA